Proteins from one Impatiens glandulifera chromosome 2, dImpGla2.1, whole genome shotgun sequence genomic window:
- the LOC124925690 gene encoding thioredoxin H-type 1-like — protein MASSEEGQVIGCHSLDAFEYYMERSNEPNQLVVINFTATWSGPCSLITPVLAELAKEFPQVIFIKVDVDELRTVSIDFRVDGMPTFLFVKEGIIVDGVVGARVEELKSKTNLHS, from the exons ATGGCCTCTTCAGAAGAAGGACAAGTGATCGGCTGCCACAGCCTCGATGCGTTCGAATATTATATGGAAAGGAGCAATGAACCAAATCAATTG GTGGTGATTAACTTTACTGCCACATGGAGCGGCCCGTGCAGTCTCATCACCCCAGTTCTGGCTGAGTTAGCAAAAGAATTCCCTCAAGTTATCTTCATCAAAGTTGACGTTGATGAACTCAGG ACTGTTTCTATTGATTTTAGAGTGGATGGAATGCCGACATTCTTGTTTGTTAAGGAAGGTATTATTGTCGATGGGGTTGTCGGCGCTCGGGTAGAGGAGCTGAAATCAAAGACAAATCTTCACTCCTGA
- the LOC124924361 gene encoding uncharacterized protein LOC124924361: MHTSYGLTLTYNKAWRSREKALMAVRGTVEDSYGELPSYLFMLQKKNPGCCRPVLCIDASFLKHKVGGQLLVAIALDANEQLYPVAFGVVDSENNNSWTYFMQQLRLAIGSVPDLVFISDRHPSIANALSAFHVHDGEFDFQVDFKGRTCTCRVFDVSGLPCTHALAAARFRKSVPYELCARFYSTESWCMAYAETCYPVFQHNEAWDIPEHIKKRVCLKPPVKIKKGRPTTKRRSSQGEVRKERRRCGSCGGLGHNRATCSAVMPAPSTARPSQSSAQSTQPSQSSAQSLA, from the exons atgcatacaAGTTATGGGTTAACTTTGacatataataaggcttggaggtcaaGGGAAAAGgccttaatggcggtgcgaggaactgtggaGGATTCCTATGGTGAATTGCCATCCTACCTGTTCATGTTGCAGAAGAAGAACCcag GATGTTGTCGTCCTGTATTGTGCATCGATGCCAGCTTCCTTAAGCATAAAGTTGGAGGTCAACTACTGGTTGCGATAGCATTGGATGCGAACGAGCAACTATATCCCGTTGCTTTTGGTGtcgttgattcagagaataataactcttggacatatttcatgcaacaactaAGGTTGGCAATTGGATCAGTCCCGGATCTCGTCTtcatatccgatagacacccaagtattgccAACGCCTTGTCCgcg TTCCATGTGCATGACggtgaatttgattttcaagttgacttcAAGGGTCGAACAtgtacttgtagggtatttgatgtatccggtcttccttgtacgcatgccctAGCTGCTGCCCGTTTCCGGAAATCGGTTCCATATGAGTTGTGCGCAAG GTTTTACTCAACTGAATCGTGGTGCATGGcttatgcggagacatgttatccagtTTTTCAACATAATGAAGCTTGGGACATTCCCGAACATATCAAGAAACGAGTCTGCCTAAAACCCCCCGTGAAGATTAAGAAAGGACGACCAACAACAAAACGTAGATCATCACAAGGTGAGGTTCGTAAAGAACGGAGACGGTGCGGCTCATGTGGCGGTCTAGGTCATAACAGAGCAACATGCtcagcagtgatgcctgcaccatctactgcaagacCTTCACAATCAAGTGCCCAATCTACACAACCTTCACAATCAAGTGCCCAATCTTTGGCATGA
- the LOC124924360 gene encoding thioredoxin H-type-like, which translates to MASSEEGQVIGCHSLDAFKYYMEKSNEPNQLVVINFTATWSGPCRLITPVVAELAKEFPQVIFIKVDVDELRTVSIDFRVDGMPTFLFVKEGIIVDGVVGARVEELKSKTNLHSAVTSSA; encoded by the exons ATGGCCTCTTCAGAAGAAGGACAAGTGATCGGCTGCCACAGCCTCGATGCGTTCAAATATTATATGGAAAAGAGCAATGAACCAAATCAATTG GTGGTGATTAACTTTACTGCCACATGGAGCGGCCCGTGCCGTCTCATCACCCCAGTTGTGGCTGAGTTAGCAAAAGAATTCCCTCAAGTTATCTTCATCAAAGTTGACGTTGATGAACTCAGG ACTGTTTCTATTGATTTTAGAGTGGATGGAATGCCGACATTCTTGTTTGTTAAGGAAGGTATTATTGTCGATGGGGTTGTCGGCGCTCGGGTAGAGGAGCTGAAATCAAAGACAAATCTTCACTCGGCTGTCACTTCTAGTGCCTGA